The proteins below are encoded in one region of Sideroxydans lithotrophicus ES-1:
- the aprB gene encoding adenylyl-sulfate reductase subunit beta: MPTFVYMTRCDGCGECVDICPSDIMHIDKKLRRAYNIEPNMCWECYSCVKACPHQAIDVRGYADFAPLGHSVRVIRDEEKGTIAWRIKFRNGKKDMELLAPITTKPWGSATPKLADEPAPSKEMRDSQLLFNEPKYIRMDEGGLHTLESNGLEIKKGVQY; the protein is encoded by the coding sequence ATGCCTACCTTTGTATATATGACGCGTTGTGATGGTTGCGGAGAATGCGTAGACATCTGCCCGTCCGACATCATGCACATCGACAAGAAGCTGCGTCGTGCTTACAACATCGAACCCAATATGTGCTGGGAATGCTATTCCTGTGTAAAAGCCTGCCCGCATCAAGCGATCGATGTACGCGGTTATGCAGACTTTGCGCCGCTTGGTCACTCGGTACGTGTGATCCGGGATGAGGAAAAAGGCACCATTGCATGGCGCATCAAGTTCCGCAACGGCAAAAAAGATATGGAGTTGTTGGCGCCTATCACGACCAAGCCCTGGGGCTCGGCGACACCGAAACTGGCAGACGAACCTGCTCCAAGCAAGGAGATGCGCGACAGCCAACTGTTGTTTAACGAGCCGAAATATATACGCATGGATGAAGGTGGCTTACACACACTGGAATCCAATGGCCTGGAAATTAAAAAAGGGGTGCAATACTAA
- a CDS encoding sulfurtransferase TusA family protein codes for MNFDKELNARGMSCPLPIVKTKKALADMASNQVLKVISTDCGSVKDMAAFAEQTGNPLLSQEEVNGEYVFYMKKK; via the coding sequence ATGAATTTCGATAAAGAACTGAACGCCCGTGGTATGTCCTGTCCCTTGCCCATCGTGAAGACCAAGAAGGCGCTTGCCGACATGGCTTCCAACCAGGTGCTCAAGGTCATTTCGACCGATTGCGGTTCTGTAAAAGACATGGCGGCGTTTGCCGAGCAGACCGGCAATCCGTTGTTGAGCCAGGAAGAGGTCAATGGCGAATACGTGTTTTACATGAAGAAGAAGTAA
- the aprA gene encoding adenylyl-sulfate reductase subunit alpha → MSYQTIIEDDIDILVAGAGLGGTGAAFEARYWGRDKKIVIAEKANIMRSGAVAQGLYAINCYMGTRFGENNPEDHVRYARIDLMGMVREDLAFDMARHVDSTVHNFEEWGLPIMRNEKKGSFLREGRWQIMIHGESYKPIVAEAAKKQADKVFNRVCLTHLLMDEAKENRVAGAVGFNVRTGNYHVFKSKTVICGAGGASNIFKPRSVGEGAGRVWYAPWSSGSAYGLMIEAGAKMTQMENRIVLARFKDGYGPVGAYFLHLKTYTQNAYGEEYESKWFPELQKMVGKEYLDPEVSHRTHRPIPTCLRNHAIISEVNAGRGPIHMVTMEAFQDPHLEEIGWHNFLGMTVGQAVLWAATDVDPKYENPELTTSEPYVMGSHATGCGAWCSGPEDLSPPEYFWGYNRMTTVEGLFGAGDAAGGTPHAFSSGSFTEGRLAAKAACKYIDDGKAEGIRVSDAQINRRKEQIYKPLETYRVFSNEVVAGTVNPNFINPRQGLDRLQKLMDEYCGGFGVNYMTNDKLLNIGLKKMSILGEDLEKVAASDIHELLRAWELKHRFLTSESVFHHTLFRKETRWPGYYYRGDAMKLDDENWHVLTVSRRNPKTGEYTMEKAPLYHLVGDVEKAPPEGHH, encoded by the coding sequence ATGAGCTACCAGACAATTATTGAAGACGATATCGACATCCTGGTTGCCGGTGCGGGTCTGGGCGGTACGGGGGCGGCATTCGAGGCAAGATATTGGGGACGGGACAAGAAGATCGTCATCGCCGAAAAGGCGAACATCATGCGTTCTGGTGCAGTAGCCCAGGGCCTGTATGCGATCAACTGTTACATGGGCACACGCTTTGGCGAGAACAATCCCGAGGATCATGTGCGCTATGCACGTATCGACCTGATGGGTATGGTGCGTGAAGATCTGGCTTTTGATATGGCGCGTCACGTTGACTCCACTGTGCATAATTTTGAAGAATGGGGCCTTCCCATCATGCGCAACGAGAAGAAGGGTTCGTTTCTGCGTGAAGGACGTTGGCAGATCATGATTCATGGTGAATCCTACAAGCCTATCGTTGCTGAAGCGGCGAAAAAGCAAGCAGACAAGGTATTCAACCGCGTCTGTTTGACCCATCTGCTAATGGATGAGGCCAAAGAGAACCGTGTTGCCGGTGCTGTAGGCTTCAACGTTCGCACAGGTAACTACCACGTATTCAAGTCCAAGACCGTTATCTGTGGTGCCGGTGGTGCTTCCAACATCTTCAAGCCGCGCTCTGTCGGTGAAGGTGCGGGCCGCGTCTGGTATGCGCCATGGTCTTCCGGTTCCGCATATGGTCTGATGATCGAAGCCGGTGCAAAGATGACCCAAATGGAAAACCGTATCGTACTGGCTCGATTCAAGGATGGTTACGGTCCTGTTGGCGCCTACTTCCTGCACCTCAAGACCTATACCCAGAATGCCTACGGTGAAGAGTATGAGTCCAAGTGGTTCCCGGAACTACAGAAGATGGTCGGCAAGGAATACCTGGATCCGGAAGTTTCGCACCGTACGCATCGCCCCATTCCGACCTGCCTGCGTAACCACGCGATCATCTCCGAGGTGAATGCCGGACGTGGCCCGATTCACATGGTCACCATGGAAGCCTTCCAGGACCCACATCTTGAAGAGATCGGCTGGCACAACTTCCTGGGCATGACCGTTGGTCAGGCAGTACTGTGGGCCGCAACTGACGTTGACCCAAAATACGAAAACCCTGAACTGACGACTTCCGAGCCATACGTAATGGGTTCGCATGCAACGGGTTGTGGCGCTTGGTGTTCAGGCCCTGAAGACTTGTCTCCACCCGAGTACTTCTGGGGCTACAACCGCATGACGACCGTTGAAGGTCTGTTCGGTGCGGGTGATGCGGCTGGCGGTACACCTCACGCATTCTCATCAGGCTCCTTCACCGAAGGTCGTCTGGCTGCCAAGGCTGCCTGTAAATATATCGATGATGGCAAAGCAGAAGGCATCCGCGTTTCTGACGCTCAGATTAATCGCCGCAAGGAACAGATCTACAAGCCACTGGAAACTTATCGCGTTTTTAGCAACGAAGTGGTTGCCGGTACCGTCAATCCCAACTTCATCAATCCGAGACAGGGTCTTGATCGATTGCAAAAGCTGATGGATGAGTACTGTGGGGGTTTTGGTGTTAACTACATGACCAACGACAAGCTTCTGAATATCGGTCTGAAGAAGATGTCGATTCTGGGTGAGGATCTGGAAAAGGTTGCTGCGTCTGATATCCACGAACTGCTGCGTGCATGGGAGCTGAAGCATCGTTTCCTGACTTCTGAAAGCGTGTTCCATCATACGCTGTTCCGTAAGGAGACACGCTGGCCGGGTTACTACTACCGTGGTGATGCGATGAAGCTGGATGATGAGAACTGGCACGTACTGACAGTTTCTCGTCGCAATCCCAAGACGGGCGAGTACACGATGGAAAAAGCACCTCTTTACCACCTGGTAGGTGATGTAGAGAAAGCGCCCCCAGAAGGCCATCACTAA
- the dsrE2 gene encoding sulfur carrier protein DsrE2 — MTTKRMAIIATKGTLDMAYPPFILASTAAALGYDVQVFFTFYGLQLLRKDLSSVMISPLANPAMPMPIPMPVMVQMLPGMESMATMMMKQKLKKHGVASLQELRDLCLEADVKFIACQMTVDLFEFDKSEFIEQCEYGGAATFMSFAGDTDICLFI; from the coding sequence ATGACTACCAAAAGAATGGCGATCATCGCCACCAAGGGCACACTCGACATGGCGTATCCGCCATTCATCCTGGCTTCGACCGCTGCCGCATTGGGATACGACGTGCAGGTGTTCTTCACCTTCTACGGCCTGCAATTGCTGCGCAAGGACTTGTCCAGCGTGATGATCAGCCCGCTGGCCAATCCAGCGATGCCGATGCCGATCCCGATGCCGGTGATGGTGCAGATGCTGCCAGGCATGGAATCCATGGCAACCATGATGATGAAGCAGAAGTTGAAGAAACATGGCGTTGCCTCACTGCAGGAATTGCGCGACCTGTGCCTGGAGGCAGACGTGAAGTTCATCGCTTGCCAGATGACGGTCGATTTGTTTGAATTCGACAAGAGCGAATTCATCGAGCAGTGCGAATACGGCGGTGCAGCAACCTTCATGAGCTTCGCCGGGGATACGGACATCTGTCTGTTCATTTGA
- a CDS encoding SulP family inorganic anion transporter — protein sequence MNLRAYWGNFASRFDFHSGTLKADLIAGITVSLVAIPQSLAYAQLAGVPAYYGLYAALIPTVIGALFGSSNQLSTGPVAMTSLLTAASIAPLAAHGSDLFYSYAILLALISGLFQIAFGVLRIGVLLNFLSNPVLMGFINAAALIIGLSQLPTLLGIPAAQSQHFLLDISRVLLHIDTAHELSIGFGVAAILLLLGFKKFAPRLPGVLITVASLTWLSYMVGYANLGGRVVGVVPEGLPTVSLPPLDWHATMALLPASFVIALISFMEAMSSCKVIAIKTRQPWDENKELIGQGLAKVAAAFSQSMPVSGSFSRSALNLASDARTPLSSIISAVFVLLTLIFFTSLLYHLPKPVLAAIIMMAVMNLVNFESIRNAWRANRDDGLAAIVTFIATLAFAPNIQNGILTGIILSLSLLLYRMMRPRVAVLGLHSDTTLRDAVRHNLPPLHPNLGAIRFDGALRFVNVSYFEDALLKLERENPEIEYILVQSSGINEIDASGIEMLRNLLDRFKSSGIKLAFSGLKKQVSDVMDRTGLTDRIGQENIFGTDSWAIDELRGRLDGKVPTEPLP from the coding sequence ATGAATCTGCGCGCTTATTGGGGCAATTTTGCAAGTCGCTTCGACTTCCATTCCGGCACTCTCAAGGCCGATCTGATCGCCGGTATCACCGTCTCCCTGGTCGCCATACCGCAGTCGCTGGCCTATGCCCAGCTTGCCGGTGTTCCTGCTTACTACGGCCTGTATGCTGCCTTGATCCCCACGGTGATCGGCGCCCTGTTCGGCTCTTCCAACCAGCTGTCGACCGGTCCGGTCGCGATGACATCCCTGCTGACCGCGGCCAGCATCGCACCGCTGGCTGCTCACGGCAGCGACCTGTTCTACTCGTATGCGATCCTGCTGGCGTTGATCTCCGGGTTGTTCCAGATCGCCTTTGGCGTATTGCGGATCGGGGTGCTGCTTAATTTCCTGTCGAATCCGGTGCTGATGGGATTCATCAATGCCGCTGCGCTGATCATCGGCTTGTCGCAATTGCCGACCTTGCTGGGCATTCCGGCTGCCCAGTCGCAACATTTCCTGCTCGATATCTCACGGGTGCTGCTGCATATCGATACCGCGCATGAGCTTTCCATTGGGTTCGGCGTGGCAGCCATCCTGTTGCTGCTTGGTTTCAAGAAATTCGCACCCAGGTTGCCGGGAGTGTTGATCACGGTAGCCTCCCTGACCTGGCTCAGCTACATGGTTGGTTATGCCAATCTGGGCGGGAGGGTGGTCGGTGTCGTGCCGGAGGGGTTGCCAACCGTGAGCCTTCCGCCGCTGGACTGGCATGCGACCATGGCGTTGCTTCCAGCCAGTTTTGTGATCGCGCTGATCAGCTTCATGGAAGCCATGTCGAGTTGCAAGGTGATCGCCATCAAGACTCGTCAGCCCTGGGATGAGAACAAGGAATTGATCGGGCAGGGCCTGGCCAAGGTGGCCGCCGCATTCAGCCAGTCGATGCCGGTGAGCGGTTCGTTTTCAAGATCAGCTTTGAATCTTGCCTCTGACGCCAGAACACCGCTCTCGTCGATCATCTCCGCGGTGTTCGTGCTGTTGACACTGATCTTCTTTACTTCATTGCTTTACCACCTTCCAAAACCGGTGTTGGCCGCCATCATCATGATGGCTGTGATGAACCTGGTCAACTTCGAGTCGATCAGGAACGCATGGCGGGCGAACCGGGACGATGGACTTGCCGCGATCGTCACTTTCATCGCCACGCTGGCATTCGCGCCCAATATCCAGAACGGCATCCTGACCGGCATCATCCTTTCGCTTTCATTGTTGCTGTATCGCATGATGCGCCCAAGGGTGGCGGTACTGGGCTTGCATAGCGACACCACCCTACGCGACGCGGTACGGCATAACCTGCCTCCGTTGCATCCTAATTTGGGAGCGATCCGTTTCGACGGCGCATTACGCTTTGTGAACGTCTCGTATTTTGAAGATGCCCTGCTAAAACTGGAAAGAGAGAATCCCGAGATCGAATACATCCTCGTCCAGTCCAGCGGCATCAACGAGATCGATGCTTCTGGCATCGAGATGTTGCGCAACCTGCTTGACCGCTTCAAGAGTAGTGGTATCAAGCTCGCGTTCAGCGGGTTGAAAAAACAGGTTTCAGACGTGATGGATCGAACCGGCCTGACCGACAGGATAGGGCAGGAAAACATCTTTGGCACAGACAGTTGGGCGATAGATGAGCTACGCGGCCGGCTGGATGGAAAAGTGCCGACGGAACCATTGCCATAA
- a CDS encoding molybdopterin oxidoreductase family protein, whose amino-acid sequence MSSTPLHDPFAPPVADATTEIKNTTCYMCACRCGIRVHLRNGEVRYIDGNPDHPLNNGVICAKGSSGIMKQYSPARLTKPLRRKAGSERGAGEFEEISWEETFSILSERLGKIRATDPKKFALFTGRDQMQALTGLFARQFGTPNYAAHGGFCSVNMAAGMIYTIGGSFWEFGGPDLERSKLFIMIGTAEDHHSNPMKIALSKFKREGGRFISINPVRSGYSAIADEWVPIRPGTDGALMLALIHEIIALGLYDREFLVRYTNSGQLVNLDAEHDEFGMFVRTEVPEEEACYDPQNKLWWDRNTNHAVVTHTEGADPYLLGEFKLADGTPVKPAFQLLQDRVKDYTPEWAEQITGIPADTIKRLAHEMGITARDQKIELPIAWTDSWGKEHDTVTGNPVSFHAMRGLAAHSNGFQTIRALSILMTLLGTIDRPGGFRHKAPFPRPIPPCARTPNDPRAVQPNTPLDGMALGWPADPDDLFVNADGSPVRIDKAFSWEYPLSVHGMMHNAITNAWRGDPYKIDTLLLFMANMAWNSSMNTSEVRKMLTDKEENGEYKIPFLVVCDAFQSETTAFADLILPDTTYLERHDVMSMLDRPISEFDGPVDSVRIPVMPPTGECKPFQEVLIELGTRLKLPAFVDKEGKRKYRDYPDFIVNWETAPGSGIGFLSGWRGKGGEKSIKGEPNPNQWEMYAKNDCVHHYKLPRSYQFMRNWNQGYLEWSQSNGITRYAEPILIHLYSEVLQKFRLAAQGKSITRQPPAHLAKRIETFFDPLPFYFEPLEVQASDKRKYPLTALTQRPMAMYHSWDSQNAWLRQIHAHNYLHVNSATAKSSGIADGDWIWVESQWGKVRCMARYSESVEPGTVWTWNAIGKAAGAWNLSPDANESQRGFLLNHVISEELPAQADGKRYSNSDPITGQAAWYDVRVRIYKAEEGEPEQTSPQFEPMKKYPGMKIHPSLLTYFGGGKKKGGAK is encoded by the coding sequence ATGTCATCGACTCCATTGCACGACCCTTTCGCTCCGCCAGTTGCGGATGCCACGACCGAAATCAAGAACACCACCTGCTATATGTGCGCATGCCGCTGCGGCATCCGCGTGCATCTGCGCAATGGCGAGGTTCGCTACATAGACGGCAACCCCGATCACCCGCTGAATAATGGGGTTATCTGCGCCAAAGGTTCTTCCGGCATCATGAAGCAGTATTCGCCGGCTCGGCTGACCAAGCCGTTGCGGCGCAAGGCAGGATCGGAACGCGGTGCGGGCGAGTTTGAAGAGATCAGCTGGGAAGAAACTTTTTCCATCCTGAGCGAGCGACTGGGCAAGATACGTGCGACCGATCCGAAGAAATTTGCGCTATTCACCGGCCGCGACCAGATGCAGGCATTGACCGGCCTGTTCGCGCGCCAGTTCGGCACGCCCAACTACGCGGCTCACGGCGGCTTCTGTTCGGTGAACATGGCTGCGGGCATGATCTACACCATCGGGGGCTCGTTCTGGGAATTCGGAGGCCCCGACCTGGAACGCTCCAAGCTGTTCATCATGATCGGCACGGCGGAAGACCATCACTCCAATCCCATGAAGATCGCGCTGTCGAAATTCAAGCGCGAGGGTGGCCGTTTCATCTCCATCAATCCGGTGCGCAGCGGCTATTCGGCCATCGCGGACGAATGGGTACCGATCCGCCCCGGCACGGATGGCGCGCTGATGCTGGCGTTGATCCACGAGATCATCGCGCTGGGCCTGTATGACCGCGAATTCCTGGTGCGCTATACCAACTCCGGACAACTGGTCAACCTGGATGCCGAGCACGACGAGTTCGGCATGTTCGTGCGCACGGAAGTGCCGGAAGAGGAAGCTTGCTACGATCCGCAGAACAAATTGTGGTGGGATCGCAACACCAACCATGCAGTGGTCACGCATACCGAAGGTGCCGACCCCTATCTGCTGGGTGAATTCAAGCTGGCAGACGGTACACCGGTAAAACCTGCATTCCAGTTGCTGCAGGATCGCGTCAAGGATTACACGCCGGAATGGGCGGAACAGATCACCGGCATCCCGGCTGACACCATCAAGCGACTGGCGCACGAGATGGGCATCACCGCGCGCGACCAGAAGATCGAACTGCCGATCGCCTGGACGGATTCCTGGGGCAAGGAACACGATACAGTCACCGGCAACCCGGTGTCGTTCCATGCCATGCGCGGCCTGGCCGCGCACTCCAACGGTTTTCAGACCATACGCGCGCTGTCCATCCTGATGACGCTGCTGGGCACCATCGACCGGCCCGGCGGCTTCCGCCACAAAGCTCCGTTCCCGCGTCCCATCCCGCCCTGCGCGCGTACACCGAACGACCCGCGCGCGGTACAACCGAACACGCCGCTGGACGGCATGGCACTGGGCTGGCCGGCTGATCCGGATGACCTGTTCGTCAATGCGGACGGCAGCCCGGTGCGTATCGACAAGGCGTTCTCATGGGAATATCCGCTGTCGGTGCATGGCATGATGCACAACGCCATCACCAATGCCTGGCGCGGCGATCCCTACAAGATCGACACCCTGTTGCTGTTCATGGCCAACATGGCGTGGAACTCTTCGATGAACACCAGCGAAGTGCGCAAGATGCTCACCGACAAGGAAGAGAACGGCGAATACAAGATCCCGTTCCTGGTGGTGTGCGACGCATTCCAATCCGAGACGACCGCGTTCGCCGACCTGATCCTGCCGGACACGACCTATCTCGAGCGCCATGACGTGATGTCGATGCTCGACCGACCGATCTCGGAATTCGATGGCCCGGTGGACTCGGTGCGCATCCCGGTGATGCCGCCGACAGGCGAATGCAAACCGTTCCAGGAAGTGCTGATCGAACTCGGTACCCGCCTGAAACTGCCTGCTTTCGTTGACAAGGAAGGCAAGCGCAAGTACCGCGACTATCCCGACTTCATCGTCAACTGGGAGACTGCGCCGGGCTCCGGCATCGGCTTTCTGTCCGGCTGGCGCGGCAAAGGGGGCGAGAAATCGATCAAGGGCGAACCGAACCCGAACCAGTGGGAGATGTATGCCAAGAACGATTGCGTGCATCACTACAAGCTGCCGCGCTCGTACCAGTTCATGCGCAACTGGAATCAGGGCTACCTCGAATGGTCGCAGAGCAACGGTATCACGCGCTATGCCGAACCGATCCTGATCCATCTGTATTCCGAGGTGTTGCAGAAGTTCCGTCTTGCGGCACAGGGCAAGAGCATCACGCGCCAGCCGCCAGCACATCTGGCAAAACGCATCGAAACTTTCTTCGATCCGCTGCCGTTCTATTTCGAACCACTGGAGGTGCAAGCCAGCGACAAGCGCAAATATCCGCTGACTGCGCTGACACAACGCCCGATGGCGATGTACCACTCGTGGGATTCGCAGAACGCCTGGTTGCGCCAGATCCATGCGCACAACTACCTCCACGTCAACTCGGCCACAGCCAAGTCATCCGGGATCGCCGACGGCGACTGGATATGGGTAGAGTCGCAGTGGGGCAAGGTACGCTGCATGGCGCGTTACAGCGAATCGGTGGAACCCGGCACGGTGTGGACATGGAATGCGATCGGCAAAGCTGCCGGGGCGTGGAATCTGTCGCCCGATGCGAACGAATCGCAGCGCGGCTTCCTGCTCAATCATGTCATCTCGGAAGAGCTGCCGGCGCAAGCGGACGGCAAGCGTTATTCCAACTCCGACCCGATCACCGGACAGGCTGCCTGGTACGACGTGCGTGTGCGTATCTACAAGGCGGAAGAGGGCGAACCCGAACAGACTTCGCCGCAATTCGAACCCATGAAGAAATATCCAGGTATGAAAATACATCCGAGCTTGTTGACCTACTTTGGTGGCGGCAAGAAGAAAGGCGGTGCGAAATGA
- a CDS encoding dimethyl sulfoxide reductase anchor subunit family protein: MKPAFSVIFLTTLLGAGQGLFLALFTHQSYALFGLLPMQSDAFYGYGSALALLFLGGGLIASFFHLGRPERAWRSATQWRTSWLSREVIVLPAFMGVVFLYGAAHLAGYRPAIVTLPTGLVIDLSTVIGVIGTLLSFALFVCTGMIYACLRFLREWNSPLTVINYILLGGSSGFILASFYASSAAPAQTHFFVGWSIIITVLAFVGRGASLVRNARLKPKSTIQTAIGIKHPNIVQRSMGFMGGSFNTREFFHGKSPAFMRTIKPIFLLLAFVVPLALLAIGMFTPSMLAFAFILQYIGLLAERWFFFAQANHPQNLYYQCVS; encoded by the coding sequence ATGAAACCTGCATTCTCTGTGATCTTTCTGACTACTTTGCTTGGTGCCGGACAGGGCCTGTTCCTGGCGTTGTTCACGCATCAATCGTATGCGCTGTTCGGCCTGCTGCCGATGCAGTCGGACGCGTTCTACGGCTACGGCAGTGCGCTTGCCTTGCTCTTTCTGGGAGGTGGGCTGATCGCCTCGTTCTTCCATTTGGGTCGCCCGGAGCGGGCCTGGCGTTCGGCCACGCAATGGCGTACCTCATGGTTGTCGCGCGAGGTCATCGTATTGCCGGCGTTCATGGGCGTGGTGTTCCTCTACGGTGCGGCACACCTGGCCGGATATCGTCCCGCGATCGTGACCCTGCCCACCGGACTGGTCATCGATCTGTCCACCGTGATCGGCGTCATCGGTACGCTGCTCTCTTTTGCGCTGTTCGTGTGCACCGGCATGATCTACGCTTGTCTGCGCTTCCTGCGTGAATGGAATTCACCGTTGACAGTCATCAACTACATTCTGCTCGGCGGCTCATCCGGATTCATTCTGGCGTCGTTCTATGCATCTTCTGCTGCACCTGCACAGACCCACTTCTTTGTCGGCTGGTCCATCATCATCACCGTACTGGCTTTTGTCGGGCGGGGGGCGTCATTGGTGCGCAACGCGCGCCTGAAACCGAAATCCACGATCCAGACTGCTATCGGGATCAAGCACCCGAACATCGTGCAACGCTCCATGGGCTTCATGGGCGGATCGTTCAATACGCGCGAGTTCTTCCATGGCAAGAGTCCTGCATTCATGCGCACGATCAAGCCGATCTTCCTGTTGCTGGCCTTCGTCGTTCCACTCGCGTTGCTGGCCATAGGCATGTTTACGCCATCGATGCTCGCCTTTGCATTCATACTCCAGTACATCGGATTGCTGGCCGAACGCTGGTTCTTCTTCGCGCAAGCCAACCATCCACAGAACCTTTATTATCAATGCGTCTCCTGA
- the sat gene encoding sulfate adenylyltransferase: MALVNPHGGGDLKPLLLEGEELIAEMKRARSYPKVTVSSREKGDLIMLGIGGFTPLDGFMPHADWQGVCDGMTMTNGLFWPIPITLSTSKAAAEAIPTGTDIALVDPDDDSILATMKVTEKYSIDKGHECATVFGTTDIEHPGVKMVMEQGDVNLAGPVKVLSQGGFPQKYGTLFMTPKETRALFNELGWSKVAAFQTRNPMHRSHEYLAKVAIEVCDGVLIHSLLGNLKPGDIPAEVRTQAIIALTKHYFVAKTIAQAGYPLDMRYAGPREALLHALFRQNYGCSHLIVGRDHAGVGSYYGPFDAHHIFDKIPKGALETQALKIDWTFWCYKCGGMASARTCPHGDADRLLLSGTKLRKMLSEGSDVPAEFSRPEVLEILREYYAGLQEHEKVEVKLTGHSAK, translated from the coding sequence ATGGCATTAGTCAACCCGCATGGCGGGGGCGACCTCAAACCCTTGCTGTTAGAGGGTGAAGAGTTGATCGCTGAAATGAAACGCGCTCGCTCGTACCCGAAAGTGACCGTGAGTTCGCGCGAAAAAGGCGACCTCATCATGCTCGGCATCGGCGGTTTCACACCACTCGACGGCTTCATGCCCCATGCCGACTGGCAAGGCGTCTGCGACGGCATGACCATGACCAACGGCCTCTTCTGGCCCATCCCCATCACCCTCTCGACCAGCAAAGCAGCAGCAGAAGCGATTCCTACCGGTACCGACATCGCATTGGTTGATCCGGACGATGACAGCATTCTCGCCACGATGAAGGTCACCGAAAAATACTCCATCGATAAAGGGCATGAATGCGCAACCGTATTCGGCACTACCGACATCGAGCATCCCGGCGTGAAGATGGTGATGGAGCAAGGCGACGTGAATCTTGCCGGCCCCGTGAAGGTCTTGTCGCAGGGAGGGTTTCCGCAGAAATATGGCACGCTGTTCATGACGCCGAAAGAGACGCGCGCCCTGTTCAACGAGTTGGGCTGGAGCAAGGTCGCCGCTTTCCAAACGCGCAACCCGATGCACCGGTCGCACGAATATCTCGCCAAAGTGGCGATCGAAGTCTGCGATGGCGTGCTCATCCATTCGTTGCTCGGCAACCTGAAACCCGGCGACATCCCTGCCGAAGTACGCACACAGGCCATCATCGCGCTGACCAAACACTACTTCGTCGCCAAGACCATCGCACAGGCAGGATATCCGCTGGACATGCGCTACGCGGGGCCGCGCGAAGCCCTGCTGCATGCACTGTTCCGCCAGAACTACGGCTGTTCGCATCTCATCGTCGGACGCGACCACGCTGGGGTCGGCAGCTACTACGGCCCGTTCGATGCTCATCACATCTTCGACAAGATACCCAAGGGAGCGCTGGAGACACAGGCGCTCAAGATCGACTGGACGTTCTGGTGCTACAAGTGCGGCGGCATGGCTTCCGCCCGCACCTGCCCTCACGGCGATGCTGATCGCCTGCTGCTCTCCGGCACCAAATTACGCAAGATGCTTTCCGAAGGCTCCGACGTGCCAGCCGAATTCAGCCGACCGGAAGTACTGGAGATATTGCGCGAGTACTACGCTGGACTGCAAGAGCATGAGAAGGTAGAAGTAAAACTGACGGGGCATTCCGCGAAGTAA
- a CDS encoding 4Fe-4S dicluster domain-containing protein has protein sequence MTQLALVIDLNVCVGCHACVTSCKEWNTSGSAGPLCDENPYAADPTGTFFNRVQTFEVGTYPLSETVHFPKSCLHCEDPPCVPVCPTGASYKRKEDGIVLVDYDKCIGCKYCTWACPYGAREIDEKQKVMKKCTLCVDRIYDMSMPEIDRKPSCVKACPTSARLFGDIHDPESAVSQAIREEGGYALMPEWGTQPANHYLPRRKTKLKIHEDELERADNPLKVDGHLPKPGKGESSMDDVSAW, from the coding sequence ATGACTCAGCTCGCCTTGGTCATCGATTTGAATGTCTGCGTGGGCTGCCATGCCTGCGTGACCAGTTGCAAGGAGTGGAACACCTCCGGCTCGGCGGGACCGCTGTGCGACGAAAATCCCTATGCTGCCGACCCGACCGGTACGTTCTTCAACCGCGTGCAGACCTTTGAGGTCGGCACCTATCCGCTCAGCGAGACGGTGCATTTCCCCAAATCCTGCCTGCACTGCGAAGATCCGCCCTGTGTGCCGGTCTGTCCGACTGGCGCATCGTACAAGCGCAAGGAAGACGGCATCGTGCTGGTGGATTACGACAAATGCATCGGCTGCAAGTATTGCACCTGGGCCTGTCCATACGGCGCGCGCGAGATCGACGAGAAGCAGAAGGTGATGAAGAAATGCACCCTCTGCGTGGATCGCATCTATGACATGTCCATGCCGGAGATCGACCGCAAGCCGTCCTGCGTGAAAGCATGCCCGACCAGCGCGCGCCTGTTCGGCGATATCCACGATCCTGAATCGGCGGTTTCGCAGGCGATACGGGAGGAGGGCGGTTATGCGCTGATGCCGGAGTGGGGCACGCAGCCAGCCAATCATTATCTGCCGCGGCGCAAGACCAAGCTCAAGATCCATGAGGATGAGCTGGAGCGCGCGGACAATCCGCTCAAAGTGGACGGCCATCTGCCCAAACCGGGCAAGGGTGAGTCGTCGATGGACGACGTTTCTGCCTGGTAA